Proteins from a genomic interval of Bradyrhizobium sp. CCGB01:
- a CDS encoding class I SAM-dependent methyltransferase: protein MLARDWYYNERNRMGIEPAVASIYDAHDDADLRARAALKMLGVQRGWRIADIGCGNGVLATEAALMGAEVDAIDISPAMLALAEIYARDRKAPVRTQSAGLLSFAYRPESYDLIVSEFTLHHLPDFWKVVAMSRIYRALKPGASFYLRDIVYASMPDAVERDVEQWADFQIKNHDFSREGVVTHMRDEYSTFGWVMERMLTDVGFTLVSADYHAPMHGTYLLRKPKAGEQG, encoded by the coding sequence ATGCTGGCGCGCGACTGGTACTACAACGAGCGGAACCGGATGGGGATCGAGCCCGCAGTGGCTTCGATCTACGACGCCCATGACGATGCCGATCTGCGGGCGCGCGCCGCGCTCAAAATGCTCGGGGTGCAGCGCGGCTGGCGCATCGCCGATATCGGCTGCGGCAACGGCGTGCTCGCCACCGAAGCGGCGCTGATGGGTGCCGAGGTGGACGCCATCGACATCTCGCCGGCGATGCTGGCACTCGCCGAGATCTACGCCCGCGACCGCAAGGCGCCCGTGCGCACGCAGTCCGCCGGCCTGCTCAGCTTCGCCTACCGGCCGGAATCCTATGATCTGATCGTCAGCGAGTTCACGCTGCACCATCTGCCGGATTTCTGGAAGGTGGTGGCGATGTCGCGAATCTACCGTGCACTGAAGCCGGGCGCGAGCTTCTATCTGCGCGACATCGTCTACGCCTCGATGCCCGACGCCGTCGAGCGCGACGTCGAGCAATGGGCCGACTTCCAGATCAAGAACCACGATTTTTCGCGCGAAGGCGTCGTCACGCACATGCGCGACGAATATTCCACCTTCGGCTGGGTGATGGAGCGGATGCTGACCGATGTCGGCTTCACGCTGGTCTCGGCCGACTACCACGCGCCCATGCACGGCACCTATCTGCTGCGGAAACCAAAAGCCGGCGAGCAAGGCTAG
- the ilvN gene encoding acetolactate synthase small subunit — protein MNQPASAYFIEDRHDPNETHTLSVLVQNEPGVLARVIGLFSGRGYNIESLTVSETEAQKHLSRITIVTTGTPMVIEQIKHQLDRMIPVYRVVDMTQTKRSIERELAMVKVRGQGEHRVEALRLADAFRARVIDATTESFVFEITGNTDKINQFIDLMRPLGLVEVSRTGVAAIGRGPEGM, from the coding sequence ATGAACCAGCCCGCATCCGCCTACTTCATCGAGGACCGCCACGATCCCAACGAGACGCATACGCTCTCGGTGCTCGTGCAGAACGAGCCCGGCGTGCTCGCGCGCGTCATCGGCCTCTTCTCCGGCCGTGGCTACAACATCGAGAGCCTTACGGTCTCGGAGACCGAAGCGCAGAAGCACCTGTCGCGCATCACCATCGTCACCACGGGCACGCCGATGGTGATCGAGCAGATCAAGCACCAGCTCGACCGCATGATCCCGGTCTATCGCGTCGTCGACATGACCCAGACCAAGCGCTCGATCGAGCGCGAGCTGGCGATGGTCAAGGTGCGCGGGCAGGGCGAGCACCGGGTCGAGGCGCTGCGGCTGGCGGATGCGTTCCGCGCCCGCGTGATCGACGCCACCACCGAGAGCTTTGTGTTCGAGATCACAGGCAATACGGACAAGATCAACCAGTTTATCGACCTGATGCGCCCGCTCGGCCTTGTCGAGGTGTCGCGTACCGGCGTTGCCGCGATCGGCCGCGGACCTGAAGGAATGTGA
- a CDS encoding sulfatase-like hydrolase/transferase, which yields MASAPNPGPSATTAALASVAALGIWRLLAVAAPHLAALALMYETETDFGSRLSFALAWGILNFFWITLLRRPALSGALSLTMVVVLVLLSRLKHDVAQMTVNFIDLMMIDRDTVAFLFTIFPNLRWSVILAGLVTLPLMYALWWLDPFRIRRLPALACKLACLAALVGYSLYHPDEAWRGYYDDGYLSKFFRSGVSAVSDFAQYGFMESAASTNERLNMPLVDACHPAGRRPNIIMVHDESSFDIRAAQGIKVPPGYGDHFKSWDGKQRTFLAESNGGPSWFTEYNVLAGLSSRSFGRFAYFVTRIASSRVERGLPLALRRCGYDTMSLYPAYGGFMAARSFQTTTGVERFLDSKDLGAKDVEPDSFFYDKALQLMGQQPPNKPLFTFIYLGANHFPWETRFRPDLLPNWRAPGNVASIDEYLRRQAMSAEQYKAFVAGLKKNFPGEPFLIVRYGDHQPEFAPAILEPGLDEGALGKKLDAYDPRLYATYYAIDAINFEPVKSAAVMDTVDGPYLPLVIQEAAGIPLDPSFAEQKEIMLRCKGIFYGCKDGAEARRLNRLLINAGMIRGL from the coding sequence ATGGCGTCCGCGCCCAATCCAGGCCCTTCTGCCACGACCGCCGCACTGGCGAGCGTCGCCGCGCTCGGTATCTGGCGGCTGCTCGCGGTCGCGGCTCCGCATCTGGCGGCACTCGCGCTGATGTACGAGACCGAGACCGATTTCGGCTCGCGCCTCTCCTTCGCACTCGCCTGGGGCATCCTCAACTTCTTCTGGATCACGCTGCTGCGCCGGCCGGCGCTGTCGGGCGCGCTGTCGCTGACCATGGTCGTCGTGCTGGTGCTGCTGTCGCGGCTCAAGCACGACGTTGCGCAGATGACGGTCAACTTCATCGACCTGATGATGATCGACCGCGACACCGTCGCGTTCCTGTTCACGATCTTCCCGAATCTGCGCTGGTCGGTGATCCTGGCCGGCCTCGTCACCCTGCCGCTGATGTATGCGCTGTGGTGGCTCGACCCGTTCCGCATCCGCCGCCTGCCGGCGCTCGCCTGCAAGCTCGCCTGTCTTGCCGCACTGGTCGGCTATTCGCTCTATCATCCGGATGAGGCCTGGCGCGGCTATTACGACGACGGCTATCTCTCGAAGTTCTTCCGCTCCGGCGTCAGCGCGGTCTCCGACTTCGCGCAATACGGCTTCATGGAGTCGGCGGCCTCGACCAACGAACGGCTCAACATGCCGCTGGTGGATGCCTGCCACCCCGCGGGCCGCCGGCCGAACATCATCATGGTCCATGATGAATCGAGCTTCGACATTCGCGCCGCGCAAGGCATCAAGGTGCCGCCGGGCTACGGCGATCATTTCAAATCCTGGGACGGCAAGCAGCGCACGTTCCTCGCCGAGAGCAATGGCGGTCCGAGCTGGTTCACCGAATACAACGTGCTCGCAGGCCTCTCCTCGCGCTCGTTCGGCCGCTTCGCCTATTTCGTGACGCGCATCGCATCGAGCCGCGTCGAGCGCGGCCTGCCGCTGGCGCTGCGCCGCTGCGGCTATGACACGATGTCGCTCTATCCCGCCTATGGCGGCTTCATGGCTGCGCGCAGCTTCCAGACGACGACCGGCGTCGAACGCTTCCTCGATTCCAAGGATCTCGGCGCCAAGGACGTCGAGCCGGACTCTTTCTTCTACGACAAGGCGCTCCAGTTGATGGGCCAGCAGCCGCCGAACAAGCCGCTGTTCACCTTCATCTATCTCGGCGCCAATCATTTCCCCTGGGAGACGCGCTTCCGCCCCGATCTGCTGCCGAACTGGCGTGCGCCGGGCAATGTGGCCTCCATCGACGAATATCTGCGCCGGCAGGCAATGAGCGCGGAGCAGTACAAGGCTTTCGTTGCGGGGCTGAAGAAGAACTTTCCGGGCGAGCCGTTCCTGATCGTGCGCTACGGTGACCATCAGCCTGAGTTTGCGCCTGCTATCCTCGAGCCCGGGCTCGACGAGGGCGCCCTCGGCAAGAAGCTCGACGCTTACGATCCGCGTCTCTACGCGACCTATTACGCGATCGACGCCATTAATTTCGAGCCGGTGAAGAGCGCCGCAGTGATGGACACGGTCGACGGCCCCTATCTGCCGCTGGTGATCCAGGAAGCGGCCGGCATTCCGCTCGATCCGTCCTTTGCCGAGCAGAAGGAGATCATGCTCCGCTGCAAGGGCATCTTCTACGGCTGCAAGGACGGCGCCGAGGCGCGGCGGCTGAACCGGCTGCTGATCAATGCGGGGATGATCCGGGGGCTGTAG
- the ilvC gene encoding ketol-acid reductoisomerase: MRVYYDRDADLNLIKGKKVAIVGYGSQGHAHALNLKDSGVKEVAIALRKDSGSVKKAEAAGFKVMEVAEAAKWADLVMMLTPDELQGDIYREHLHDNMKKGAALVFAHGLNVHFNLLDPRADLDVLMIAPKGPGHTVRSEYQRGGGVPCLIAIAKDVSGNAHDLGLSYASAVGGGRAGIIETTFKEECETDLFGEQVVLCGGLVELIKGGYETLVEAGYAPEMAYFECLHEVKLIVDLIYEGGIANMNYSISNTAEYGEYVTGPRIVTAETKAEMKRVLADIQGGKFARDWMLENKVNQTSFKATRAKLAAHPIEEVGAKLRDMMPWIKKGALVDKSKN, encoded by the coding sequence ATGCGTGTTTATTACGATCGCGACGCCGACCTGAACCTGATCAAGGGCAAGAAGGTCGCCATCGTCGGCTACGGCAGCCAGGGCCACGCCCATGCGCTCAACCTCAAGGACTCCGGCGTCAAGGAGGTGGCGATTGCGCTGCGCAAGGACTCGGGTTCGGTCAAGAAGGCGGAAGCCGCCGGCTTCAAGGTGATGGAAGTCGCCGAAGCCGCCAAATGGGCCGACCTCGTCATGATGCTGACCCCGGACGAGCTCCAGGGCGACATCTACCGCGAGCACCTGCACGACAACATGAAGAAGGGCGCCGCCCTCGTGTTCGCGCACGGCCTCAACGTCCACTTCAACCTGCTCGACCCGCGCGCCGACCTCGACGTGCTCATGATCGCGCCGAAGGGCCCCGGTCACACCGTGCGCTCGGAGTATCAGCGCGGCGGCGGCGTGCCCTGCCTGATCGCGATCGCCAAGGACGTCTCGGGCAACGCCCATGACCTCGGCCTGTCCTACGCCTCCGCCGTCGGCGGTGGTCGTGCCGGCATCATCGAGACCACCTTCAAGGAAGAGTGCGAGACCGACCTGTTCGGCGAGCAGGTCGTGCTCTGCGGCGGCCTGGTCGAGCTGATCAAGGGCGGCTACGAGACCCTGGTCGAGGCCGGCTACGCGCCCGAGATGGCCTATTTCGAGTGCCTGCACGAAGTGAAGCTGATCGTCGACCTGATCTATGAAGGCGGCATCGCCAACATGAACTACTCGATCTCCAACACGGCCGAGTACGGCGAGTACGTCACCGGTCCGCGCATCGTGACCGCCGAGACCAAGGCCGAGATGAAGCGCGTTCTCGCCGACATCCAGGGCGGCAAGTTCGCCCGCGACTGGATGCTCGAGAACAAGGTCAACCAGACCTCGTTCAAGGCGACCCGCGCCAAGCTCGCCGCTCACCCGATCGAGGAAGTCGGCGCGAAGCTGCGCGACATGATGCCCTGGATCAAGAAGGGCGCGCTGGTCGACAAGTCGAAGAACTAA
- a CDS encoding ABC transporter ATP-binding protein — translation MPSRPMIGYAHVTKSFGSLKAVDDLSLDVAEGEFVAIVGGSGSGKTTLLRLANRLIEADGGTITVESDNVQDIDPVELRRRIGYVFQSGGLFPHLSVADNIGITPKLLGTPAAKIAARVDELLELVQLDRRAHRDRLPEALSGGQRQRVGVARALAARPRIVLMDEPFGALDPLTRDALGEDFRELHRKLGLTTVMITHDMTEAILLADRIAVMRGGKLLAQGTPAELSNSSDAYVLELLRTPRRQVERLNALLPTSGAA, via the coding sequence ATGCCGTCCAGGCCGATGATTGGCTATGCCCACGTCACCAAAAGCTTCGGCTCGCTCAAGGCCGTCGACGATTTGTCGCTGGACGTTGCCGAGGGTGAGTTTGTGGCCATCGTGGGCGGCTCGGGCTCGGGCAAGACGACGCTGCTGCGGCTCGCCAACCGGTTGATCGAGGCGGACGGCGGCACGATCACCGTCGAGAGCGACAACGTGCAGGACATCGATCCGGTCGAGCTCCGGCGGCGGATCGGCTACGTCTTCCAGAGCGGCGGACTGTTCCCGCATTTGAGTGTCGCCGACAATATCGGGATCACGCCAAAACTACTCGGCACGCCCGCAGCCAAGATCGCAGCGCGCGTCGACGAGCTGCTCGAGCTCGTCCAGCTCGACCGCCGCGCGCACCGCGACCGCCTGCCCGAGGCGCTCTCGGGCGGCCAGCGCCAGCGGGTCGGTGTGGCGCGGGCACTCGCGGCAAGGCCTCGCATCGTGCTGATGGACGAGCCGTTCGGCGCGCTCGATCCCCTCACCCGCGATGCGCTCGGTGAGGATTTTCGCGAGCTGCATCGCAAGCTCGGCCTGACCACGGTCATGATCACCCACGACATGACGGAAGCGATCCTGCTCGCCGACCGCATCGCGGTGATGCGCGGTGGAAAGCTGCTGGCGCAGGGCACGCCCGCGGAGCTCTCGAACAGCAGCGACGCCTATGTGCTGGAGCTGCTGCGCACCCCGCGGCGCCAGGTCGAGCGGTTGAACGCGCTGCTGCCAACGAGCGGTGCGGCATGA
- a CDS encoding LysE family translocator, whose protein sequence is MAHSLFYAFLAFMVVMYFTPGPNNIMLLASGLTYGFRRTIPHIAGIVLGFAFMVAAVGLGLGTVFLAYPVLQTILKYAGAAYLIYLAGMIALSGPAKPGEESAGRPMTFWGAAMFQWINAKGWVIVIGTITAYAAIAQFPINIAIQTLISLLVGTVSTVVWALFGTALRPVLTSERLVRAFNILMAILLLASLYPVFMDA, encoded by the coding sequence ATGGCCCACTCGTTGTTCTATGCATTTCTCGCCTTCATGGTGGTGATGTATTTCACCCCCGGGCCGAACAACATCATGCTGCTGGCCTCGGGCCTGACCTATGGCTTCCGGCGCACCATCCCGCACATCGCCGGCATCGTCCTCGGCTTTGCCTTCATGGTCGCCGCGGTGGGCCTCGGGCTCGGCACCGTGTTCCTGGCCTATCCGGTCCTCCAGACCATCCTGAAATATGCCGGCGCCGCCTACCTGATTTACCTGGCCGGCATGATTGCCCTCTCCGGCCCCGCCAAGCCGGGCGAGGAGAGCGCCGGCCGGCCGATGACCTTCTGGGGCGCAGCCATGTTCCAGTGGATCAACGCCAAGGGCTGGGTCATCGTGATCGGCACCATCACCGCCTATGCGGCCATCGCCCAATTCCCGATCAACATCGCGATCCAGACCCTGATCAGCCTGCTCGTGGGCACCGTCTCGACCGTGGTCTGGGCGCTGTTTGGTACCGCACTGCGGCCGGTCCTGACCTCCGAGCGGCTGGTCCGCGCCTTCAACATTCTGATGGCGATCCTGCTGCTGGCATCGCTCTACCCTGTCTTCATGGATGCATGA
- a CDS encoding EamA family transporter: MKPADILIAILVAVIWGFAFVASRIALDEFSPELMTAMRFTIAAVPCLFIPKPKVAWSLLIAISFALFLGQFLSQAYGIAHGVPVGLTSVVVQSQALFTIGFAAVAFGERPTPVQALGIVIAAVGLLMICGTVGYDFSVGAFAVLMIAPICFAVGNLLLRGARGAPMFDLFAWLCLTAAVPLFALALVVNGPVPTFQSLIHMSLTGLVCLLTIGAISTSIAYWLWGRLLRDYPAAQVVPFALLVPFVGSAASSIVFGEKFGPLRLTGMLTVIGGIAVMVLAKRPQILPKTA, encoded by the coding sequence ATGAAGCCGGCCGATATCCTCATCGCCATTCTGGTGGCGGTCATCTGGGGGTTTGCCTTCGTGGCGAGCCGGATCGCGCTCGACGAGTTTTCGCCGGAGCTGATGACGGCGATGCGCTTCACCATTGCCGCGGTGCCGTGCCTGTTCATTCCCAAGCCGAAGGTCGCCTGGTCGCTGCTGATCGCGATCAGCTTCGCGCTGTTCCTCGGCCAGTTCCTGAGTCAGGCCTATGGCATCGCCCACGGCGTGCCGGTGGGGTTGACCAGCGTCGTCGTGCAGAGCCAGGCACTGTTCACCATCGGCTTCGCCGCGGTCGCATTCGGGGAGCGGCCGACGCCGGTGCAGGCGCTCGGAATCGTCATCGCAGCAGTCGGTCTTCTGATGATCTGCGGCACCGTCGGTTATGATTTCAGCGTCGGTGCCTTCGCGGTGCTGATGATCGCCCCGATTTGCTTCGCCGTCGGCAATCTCCTGTTGCGCGGTGCCCGCGGCGCGCCGATGTTCGATCTGTTCGCCTGGCTCTGCCTTACAGCGGCGGTGCCGCTGTTCGCGCTGGCGCTGGTCGTCAACGGGCCGGTGCCGACCTTCCAGTCGCTGATCCACATGTCGCTCACGGGCCTAGTCTGCTTGCTGACGATCGGCGCCATCTCGACCAGCATTGCCTACTGGCTGTGGGGCCGGCTGCTGCGCGACTATCCGGCGGCGCAGGTGGTGCCGTTCGCGCTGCTGGTGCCTTTCGTCGGCTCGGCTGCCTCGAGCATCGTGTTCGGTGAAAAATTCGGACCCTTGAGGCTGACCGGCATGCTGACCGTGATCGGCGGCATCGCCGTGATGGTGCTGGCGAAGCGTCCGCAAATCCTGCCGAAGACCGCGTGA
- a CDS encoding glycine betaine ABC transporter substrate-binding protein, protein MNLLADPRWGEALSHLPDYLGNHVRVSLAALALGLAVSLPLAILTRNRPAPRAVLLALASIVQTVPGLALLALFYPLLLLIASVTLAWFGVSFSAFGFLPAMLALALYSMLPVLRNGITGLNGIDPALIEAAKGVGMTARQSLVMVELPLALPVMMAGIRTAAVWVIGTATLSTPIGQTSLGNYIFAGLQTQNWVFVLFGCFASALLALAVDQLLGLIESGLRHRSRVRPALGGIGIAALVLATLVPAMGRSSQSYVVGAKTFAEQYVLSALLRDRLQAAGLSATARSGLGSSVIFEALKAGDIDLYVDYSGTLWANQLHRTDIKPRAELLAELKSSLAKDNITLLGELGFENAYALVMPKKRAEALGIRTIADLAAHASTMSIAGDYEFFSRPEWAALQKAYGLSFRAQRQMQPDFMYAAVASGEVDVIAGYTSDGLIAKYDLVALDDPRHAIPPYDAILLLAPKRSGDEKLQAALKPLLGKIDIATMREANLRASGNDANSSPDAVAKWLWEKVGRR, encoded by the coding sequence ATGAACCTCCTCGCCGATCCGCGCTGGGGCGAGGCGCTGTCGCATCTGCCCGACTATCTCGGCAATCACGTGCGGGTCAGCCTTGCCGCGCTCGCGCTTGGCCTCGCCGTCAGCCTGCCGCTGGCGATCCTGACGCGCAACCGCCCGGCGCCGCGCGCCGTCCTCCTCGCGCTCGCCAGTATCGTACAGACGGTGCCGGGGCTGGCGCTGCTCGCGCTGTTCTATCCGCTGCTGCTGCTGATTGCCTCCGTGACGCTCGCCTGGTTTGGCGTCTCCTTCTCGGCCTTCGGTTTCCTGCCGGCGATGCTGGCGCTTGCGCTCTATTCCATGCTGCCGGTGCTGCGCAACGGCATCACCGGGCTGAACGGCATCGATCCCGCGCTGATCGAAGCCGCGAAAGGCGTCGGCATGACCGCGCGGCAGTCGCTCGTCATGGTCGAGCTGCCGCTGGCGCTGCCGGTGATGATGGCGGGCATCCGCACTGCCGCGGTATGGGTGATCGGCACCGCCACGCTGTCCACCCCGATCGGACAGACCAGCCTCGGCAATTACATCTTCGCCGGGCTGCAAACCCAGAACTGGGTGTTCGTGCTGTTCGGCTGCTTTGCCTCGGCCCTGCTCGCGCTCGCCGTCGATCAGCTGCTCGGCCTGATCGAGAGCGGCTTGCGCCACCGCAGTCGCGTGCGTCCCGCGCTCGGCGGCATCGGAATCGCGGCGCTGGTCCTCGCAACGCTGGTGCCGGCGATGGGACGCTCGTCGCAGAGCTACGTCGTCGGCGCCAAGACTTTTGCCGAGCAATATGTGCTGTCGGCCCTGCTGAGGGACCGCCTCCAGGCCGCCGGTCTCTCCGCGACCGCTCGATCGGGTCTCGGCTCCAGCGTGATCTTCGAGGCGCTCAAGGCCGGCGACATCGATCTCTATGTCGACTATTCCGGCACGCTCTGGGCCAACCAGCTGCATCGCACCGACATCAAGCCGCGCGCGGAACTGTTGGCGGAGTTGAAGTCCTCGCTCGCGAAGGACAACATCACCCTGCTCGGCGAGCTCGGCTTCGAGAATGCCTATGCGCTGGTGATGCCGAAGAAGCGCGCCGAGGCGCTCGGCATCCGCACTATCGCCGATCTCGCCGCGCATGCGTCGACGATGTCGATTGCCGGCGACTACGAGTTCTTCTCGCGCCCGGAATGGGCAGCGCTGCAAAAGGCCTACGGCCTCTCGTTCCGCGCCCAGCGGCAGATGCAGCCGGACTTCATGTATGCGGCGGTCGCCAGCGGCGAGGTCGACGTGATCGCCGGCTACACCAGCGATGGGCTGATTGCAAAATACGATCTCGTCGCGCTCGACGATCCCAGGCACGCGATCCCGCCCTATGATGCGATCCTGCTGCTGGCACCGAAGCGGTCCGGTGACGAGAAATTGCAGGCAGCCCTCAAGCCGCTGCTCGGCAAGATCGACATCGCCACGATGCGCGAAGCGAACCTGCGCGCCAGCGGCAACGACGCGAATTCGTCGCCCGATGCGGTGGCGAAGTGGCTGTGGGAGAAGGTGGGCAGGCGCTAG
- a CDS encoding SDR family oxidoreductase, whose translation MRSVVVTGASTGIGWAIAKFLIGRGYRVFGSVRKQVDADRLKGEFGANFIPLLFDVTDEAAVLAAARQVREALGGETLAGLVNNAGIAVAGPVLELSADDFRRQMDINVIGPVIATQAFGPLLGADPSLKGPKGRIVMISSVAGKNGNPLSAPYCTSKHAIEGLSESLRRELMLFGIDVIIVAPGAVKTPIWSKAEQTDLSVYQNSPYLPALNKVMAFMMKLGETGLPAERIAEIVFEALTAASPKVRYQITPDPLRHLIGAVLPKRTLDRIIAKRLGLLPQG comes from the coding sequence ATGCGATCTGTTGTGGTGACCGGCGCGTCCACCGGCATCGGCTGGGCCATTGCGAAATTCCTGATCGGGCGCGGCTATCGCGTCTTCGGCAGTGTCCGCAAGCAGGTGGATGCCGACCGGCTCAAGGGCGAGTTCGGCGCCAATTTCATCCCGCTGCTGTTCGACGTCACCGACGAGGCCGCCGTGCTGGCCGCCGCCCGCCAGGTGCGTGAGGCGCTGGGCGGCGAGACGCTGGCGGGTCTCGTCAACAATGCCGGCATCGCGGTTGCCGGCCCCGTGCTCGAATTGTCGGCGGATGATTTCCGCCGCCAGATGGACATCAACGTCATCGGCCCGGTGATCGCGACGCAAGCCTTCGGGCCGCTGCTCGGGGCAGATCCCTCGCTGAAGGGGCCGAAGGGCCGCATCGTGATGATCAGCTCCGTCGCCGGCAAGAACGGTAATCCGCTGTCGGCACCCTACTGCACCTCCAAGCACGCCATCGAAGGGCTGTCGGAGAGCCTGCGCCGCGAATTGATGCTGTTCGGCATCGACGTCATCATTGTCGCGCCCGGCGCGGTGAAGACGCCGATCTGGAGCAAGGCCGAGCAGACCGATCTCTCGGTCTACCAGAACTCGCCCTATCTCCCGGCGCTGAACAAGGTCATGGCGTTCATGATGAAGCTCGGCGAGACCGGGCTGCCGGCCGAGCGGATCGCCGAAATCGTGTTCGAGGCGCTGACCGCGGCAAGCCCCAAGGTACGCTACCAGATCACGCCGGACCCGCTGCGTCATCTGATCGGCGCCGTGCTGCCGAAACGGACACTCGACCGCATCATTGCCAAGCGGCTGGGGCTGCTGCCGCAGGGCTGA
- a CDS encoding rhodanese-like domain-containing protein, translating into MPISVKQMLEAANAAVPKITPAQAKEMIGKGALVLDVRDAPEIEKSGKIPGALNISRGMLEFRADPDSPYHDKTLARDKTVILYCASGGRSALAGKLLQDMGYGHVYNVGGFKDWVDAGEATEEA; encoded by the coding sequence TTGCCAATTTCCGTGAAACAGATGCTCGAGGCCGCTAACGCGGCCGTGCCGAAAATCACGCCGGCCCAGGCCAAGGAGATGATCGGGAAGGGCGCGCTCGTGCTCGACGTGCGCGATGCGCCTGAGATCGAGAAGAGCGGAAAGATCCCGGGCGCACTGAATATCTCTCGCGGCATGCTGGAGTTTCGGGCCGACCCGGACTCGCCCTATCACGACAAGACCCTCGCCAGGGACAAGACCGTGATCCTCTATTGCGCCTCCGGCGGCCGCTCCGCGCTCGCCGGCAAGCTGCTTCAGGACATGGGCTATGGCCACGTCTACAACGTCGGCGGCTTCAAGGACTGGGTCGATGCCGGAGAGGCGACCGAGGAGGCTTAA
- a CDS encoding TetR/AcrR family transcriptional regulator — protein MPSRQTSKPRARRQASSARPYHHGDLRRVLIDAAMQLAAEGAEISVREAARRAAVSPGAPFRHFPNRDALMAAVAEEAQRRFRAEIEVALGRAPATDPLGRFRAFGLAYLRWAMRNPAHFEIISTGRYFAHGSSTELTRDNAELIALTEQMLADAAAQGLLRSDDLKRIEIAGRALVYGFARMNLDGHFPRWGVEEGEIERMAEGVIDLFIAGIAKP, from the coding sequence ATGCCCTCCCGTCAGACGTCCAAGCCGCGCGCCCGCCGCCAAGCCTCCTCGGCCCGGCCCTATCATCACGGGGACCTCCGCCGCGTGTTGATCGATGCTGCGATGCAACTGGCGGCAGAGGGGGCCGAGATCTCGGTGCGCGAGGCTGCCAGGCGGGCGGCGGTGTCGCCTGGAGCGCCGTTCCGGCACTTCCCCAACCGCGACGCGCTGATGGCGGCGGTGGCCGAGGAGGCGCAGCGGCGCTTCCGTGCCGAGATCGAGGTGGCGCTGGGCCGGGCGCCGGCGACCGACCCGCTCGGCCGCTTCCGCGCCTTCGGGCTGGCCTATCTGCGCTGGGCGATGCGCAACCCCGCGCATTTCGAGATCATCTCCACCGGGCGCTATTTCGCCCATGGCAGCTCCACCGAGCTGACCCGTGACAATGCCGAGCTGATCGCTCTGACCGAGCAGATGCTGGCTGACGCGGCGGCGCAGGGCCTGCTGCGGTCGGACGACCTCAAGCGCATCGAGATCGCCGGCCGCGCCCTGGTCTACGGTTTCGCCCGGATGAATCTCGACGGCCACTTTCCGCGCTGGGGCGTGGAGGAGGGCGAGATCGAGCGGATGGCGGAAGGGGTGATCGACCTTTTCATCGCGGGGATCGCCAAGCCCTGA